One genomic segment of Helicobacter enhydrae includes these proteins:
- a CDS encoding DNA-methyltransferase has protein sequence MLELSDSSIDLIVTSPPYFNIKDYEKDGKQNIVHSELDSLDLGAINDYKTFINELLKVWRECDRVLKPNGKLCINVPLMPMFKKDLNTHYNRHIFDLQSDIQHSILESTSLFLLDLYIWNRTNTTKKLMFGSYPYPPNFYAQNTSEFISIFVKDGKPKKVSKEIKAQSKLTQKEWVEYTKQIWDIPIPNKSDIAFGKHAAIMPEEIPYRLIKLYSFVGDIVLDPFAGSGTTLKVAKSLNRHYVGYEIYEHYKAIICEKLNILLKE, from the coding sequence ATGTTGGAATTATCAGATTCTAGTATAGATCTCATTGTAACAAGTCCACCTTATTTCAATATCAAAGATTACGAAAAAGATGGAAAACAAAATATTGTGCATTCAGAATTGGATAGTTTAGATTTAGGTGCAATCAATGATTACAAAACATTTATAAATGAACTTTTGAAGGTATGGCGTGAGTGTGATAGGGTGTTGAAACCAAATGGCAAGCTTTGTATCAATGTGCCATTAATGCCAATGTTTAAAAAAGATTTAAACACGCATTATAATCGCCATATTTTTGATTTACAAAGTGATATACAACATAGTATTTTGGAATCTACCTCGTTATTTTTGTTGGATTTGTATATTTGGAATCGCACAAACACTACAAAAAAATTAATGTTTGGTAGCTACCCCTATCCACCTAATTTTTATGCACAAAATACAAGTGAATTTATCAGTATTTTTGTCAAAGATGGCAAGCCTAAAAAAGTTTCTAAAGAGATAAAAGCCCAAAGCAAACTCACACAAAAAGAATGGGTTGAATATACAAAACAAATTTGGGATATACCCATACCAAACAAAAGTGATATTGCTTTTGGGAAGCATGCAGCAATCATGCCAGAGGAAATACCCTATCGTTTGATTAAATTGTATTCTTTTGTTGGAGACATTGTGCTAGATCCATTTGCAGGAAGTGGGACAACATTAAAGGTTGCAAAATCTTTAAATCGTCATTATGTGGGTTATGAGATTTATGAGCATTATAAAGCTATAATATGTGAAAAATTGAATATTTTATTAAAGGAATAG
- a CDS encoding MBL fold metallo-hydrolase: MQILKHPFGEYQTNCYIVKFEEGEFVVDAGMGADEWVRGECQNPLAFLNTHGHFDHIWSNASLKSHFPNTPLICHQEDAFLLASDCFGLGMPTSSPDILINAQESSQSLNIANHQITFSHYPGHTPGCCMIEIEGHIFSGDFIFYRSIGRSDFAYSDPSKMKSSLQRFAQLAQDLPIYPGHGENTSVFDEQRHLHIWLERL, from the coding sequence ATGCAAATCTTAAAACATCCATTTGGAGAATATCAGACAAATTGCTACATTGTGAAATTTGAAGAGGGGGAGTTTGTAGTTGATGCAGGAATGGGGGCGGATGAATGGGTGCGAGGAGAATGCCAAAATCCTCTAGCGTTTTTGAACACTCACGGACATTTTGATCATATTTGGAGCAATGCTTCTTTGAAAAGCCATTTTCCCAACACCCCTTTGATTTGCCACCAAGAAGACGCGTTTCTACTTGCAAGTGATTGCTTTGGACTGGGAATGCCCACAAGCTCCCCTGACATTCTAATCAACGCACAAGAATCCTCCCAAAGCCTCAATATCGCAAATCATCAAATCACCTTTAGCCATTATCCCGGACACACGCCCGGTTGTTGTATGATCGAGATAGAGGGGCATATTTTCAGTGGGGATTTTATTTTTTATCGTTCGATTGGACGGAGTGATTTTGCCTACTCTGACCCCTCCAAAATGAAATCATCGCTCCAACGCTTCGCCCAACTCGCGCAAGATTTGCCTATCTATCCCGGACATGGAGAAAACACAAGCGTTTTTGATGAACAACGCCATCTACACATTTGGCTTGAACGCTTATAG
- a CDS encoding HesA/MoeB/ThiF family protein, translated as MLTLDEKQRYSRHLMLEEVGEEGQMKLKQARVLLIGCGALGSPNALYLAGAGIGKIGLVDDDTIDVSNLHRQITYKTQQIGLSKVLCAKEAIWGINPDVEVQTYQTRFNKDNALELIADYDFIIDGSDNFASKFLLNQACVLAQKPYTHAGIVRHMGQAMTYLPDHACLACVFPSPPSDASLYKPGLFGTLPAMLGMIQATEAIKYFTQVGTPLSDALLNVEITSMSFRKIQIAKNPKCPVCGSKAKKELVEITCH; from the coding sequence ATGCTAACTTTGGACGAAAAACAACGCTACTCACGCCACCTGATGCTTGAAGAAGTCGGCGAAGAAGGACAGATGAAGCTCAAACAAGCTAGAGTGCTGCTCATAGGTTGTGGGGCGTTGGGAAGCCCAAATGCCCTATATCTCGCAGGTGCAGGAATAGGTAAAATCGGTTTAGTCGATGATGACACAATCGATGTGAGCAATCTACACCGACAAATCACCTACAAAACACAACAAATCGGTTTGAGCAAGGTTCTATGTGCCAAAGAGGCGATTTGGGGGATCAATCCTGATGTAGAAGTGCAAACCTATCAAACACGATTCAATAAAGATAATGCTTTGGAGCTGATAGCTGACTATGATTTCATCATCGATGGAAGTGACAATTTTGCAAGTAAATTCCTACTCAATCAAGCCTGTGTTTTGGCTCAAAAGCCCTACACTCACGCTGGTATCGTGCGTCATATGGGACAAGCGATGACTTATCTCCCCGATCACGCCTGTCTTGCCTGTGTGTTCCCATCGCCACCAAGCGATGCCTCACTCTACAAGCCCGGACTTTTTGGCACACTTCCTGCGATGCTAGGAATGATACAAGCCACCGAAGCAATCAAATATTTCACTCAAGTTGGCACTCCGCTAAGCGATGCTTTGCTCAATGTCGAGATCACTTCTATGAGTTTCCGAAAAATCCAAATTGCCAAAAACCCCAAATGCCCCGTTTGTGGCAGCAAGGCAAAAAAGGAACTGGTTGAAATCACCTGCCACTGA
- a CDS encoding DNA-methyltransferase, with protein MQLNTIYIQDVFSFLESLDHKSIDLAIIDPPYNLKVDTWDNFQSQKEFLEFSYKWMDLLLLKMKKSGSFYIFNTPYHCALFVHYLQEKAVFQNFITWYKKDGLSYTKKRFVNNQESILFYTIDSKHYYFDCESVRLPYVSTSRIAHAVKNGILKNGKRWFPNPNGKLCPDVWEIASQRHKQKKNGKTQKLHHPTIKPREMIERIIKASSKKGDLVLDLFSGSGMTSLVARDLERSFIGCELNKESIDSSLAIKE; from the coding sequence ATGCAACTAAATACAATATATATACAAGATGTTTTTAGCTTTTTGGAATCCTTAGATCATAAAAGCATTGATTTAGCCATTATTGATCCTCCCTATAATCTTAAAGTTGATACATGGGATAATTTTCAAAGTCAAAAAGAATTTTTAGAGTTTAGTTATAAATGGATGGATTTATTATTGTTAAAAATGAAAAAAAGTGGGAGTTTTTATATTTTTAATACTCCTTATCATTGTGCATTATTTGTGCATTACTTGCAAGAAAAGGCAGTGTTTCAAAATTTTATCACTTGGTATAAAAAAGATGGTTTAAGCTACACAAAAAAACGATTTGTAAATAATCAAGAAAGCATTTTGTTTTATACAATAGATTCTAAGCATTATTATTTTGATTGCGAATCGGTGCGGCTGCCTTATGTATCAACAAGTCGCATAGCACATGCGGTCAAAAATGGAATCTTGAAAAATGGCAAAAGGTGGTTCCCAAATCCAAATGGTAAGCTCTGCCCTGATGTTTGGGAGATAGCCAGTCAAAGACATAAACAAAAAAAGAATGGCAAAACACAAAAGCTTCATCACCCAACAATAAAGCCAAGAGAAATGATAGAAAGAATAATTAAAGCAAGTTCTAAGAAAGGGGATTTGGTGCTGGATTTGTTTAGTGGAAGTGGAATGACAAGTCTTGTGGCAAGAGATTTGGAGCGAAGTTTTATCGGCTGTGAATTAAATAAGGAATCTATAGATTCTAGCTTAGCAATAAAGGAGTGA
- the motA gene encoding flagellar motor stator protein MotA, with protein sequence MDLSTILGMVLAVVSISVGDVLEGGNPLHIIHLSSVLIVIPTAMFSAMTGTNSKYIKAAFKEIKTVFLSSPVDIPKKIQLLVEFSSIARKDGVLGLESRVAQLEDDFMREALSMIIDGRDAHSVKEDMEVQIEQIEEYYHGAGHYWILAGESCPVFGLVGAVMGLMLALQLLDNPAKMAAGIAGAFTATVTGIMGAYAIFGPWGNKMIAKSKDLVKEKTMILEGVVGIANGDNPRNLEAKLFGFLDPSQPKVSQFN encoded by the coding sequence ATGGATTTATCGACGATTTTAGGTATGGTTTTGGCGGTGGTGAGTATCTCCGTAGGAGATGTTTTGGAGGGAGGTAACCCTCTGCACATCATCCACTTGAGTTCGGTTTTGATTGTGATACCTACCGCGATGTTTTCTGCGATGACTGGGACAAACTCCAAATACATCAAAGCGGCTTTCAAAGAAATCAAAACCGTTTTTTTGAGTTCTCCTGTAGATATTCCCAAAAAGATTCAACTTCTCGTAGAATTTTCCTCTATCGCTAGAAAAGATGGGGTGTTGGGACTAGAATCAAGAGTCGCACAACTCGAAGATGATTTCATGAGAGAGGCTCTCTCAATGATTATTGACGGACGCGACGCACACTCGGTAAAAGAAGATATGGAAGTCCAAATCGAACAAATCGAAGAATACTATCACGGAGCTGGGCATTATTGGATTTTGGCAGGGGAGTCTTGCCCTGTGTTTGGGCTAGTCGGTGCGGTGATGGGTCTGATGCTCGCACTCCAACTGCTTGATAATCCTGCAAAAATGGCTGCAGGTATTGCGGGAGCCTTTACTGCGACTGTGACAGGGATTATGGGGGCTTATGCGATTTTTGGTCCTTGGGGCAACAAAATGATTGCCAAAAGCAAAGATCTAGTGAAAGAAAAAACGATGATTCTAGAAGGTGTGGTGGGGATTGCCAATGGAGACAATCCACGCAATTTGGAAGCGAAGCTCTTTGGATTTTTGGATCCTAGTCAGCCAAAAGTTTCACAATTCAACTAA
- a CDS encoding restriction endonuclease subunit R: MQSLLEEILNIDASRECIKFLVKRMQNDNYRGLQISQHNRYTKEVILIILQKIDAICGTELLQIRTTDSSKRPSNRDGEEEYAQLTININAELGRCTQDSLRKNIFVDLHRMGLIDRFDDNCTMLEPFVDNKGVVIKYIALTPFGREFLQSEDIQQQDLLFIIALKNLMRGFDEEIFHMIQELGSGYLTIYEILFFATFLHQVLESRSYSRRDIVLLIRDYRELSESQKQALCEKLQLYCNPENFGGDKTQKRDFHNWMNETQQILRLLAQMPYFKYNKYDSKLYICGGG; this comes from the coding sequence ATGCAAAGTCTTTTAGAAGAGATTTTAAATATAGATGCTAGTAGAGAATGTATTAAATTTTTGGTAAAAAGAATGCAAAACGATAATTATAGGGGTTTACAAATTTCGCAACACAATCGCTACACGAAAGAAGTTATTTTAATAATCTTGCAAAAGATTGATGCAATTTGTGGAACAGAACTATTGCAAATTCGCACAACTGACTCAAGCAAACGCCCATCGAATAGAGATGGAGAAGAAGAATATGCACAGCTCACCATAAATATTAATGCAGAATTAGGGCGATGCACACAAGATTCTTTGCGTAAAAATATTTTTGTAGATTTACATAGAATGGGGCTTATAGATAGATTTGATGACAACTGCACAATGCTTGAACCCTTTGTTGATAATAAGGGTGTGGTGATAAAATACATCGCTCTTACCCCTTTTGGCAGAGAGTTTCTGCAGAGTGAGGATATTCAACAACAAGATTTACTTTTCATAATAGCCTTAAAAAATCTCATGCGGGGTTTTGATGAAGAGATATTTCATATGATTCAAGAGCTAGGAAGTGGTTATTTAACAATCTATGAAATCTTATTTTTTGCAACTTTTTTGCATCAAGTTTTAGAATCTAGAAGTTATAGTCGTAGAGATATAGTTTTATTGATTAGAGATTATAGAGAATTAAGTGAATCTCAAAAACAAGCATTATGTGAGAAATTGCAGCTCTATTGTAATCCTGAAAACTTTGGTGGTGACAAAACACAAAAAAGAGATTTTCATAATTGGATGAATGAAACACAGCAGATTCTAAGACTTTTGGCACAAATGCCATATTTTAAATACAACAAGTACGACTCCAAACTTTATATATGCGGGGGGGGGTAA
- the motB gene encoding flagellar motor protein MotB: protein MSKKKKCPECPAGEKWAVPYADFLSLLLALFIALYAISAANTEKVKALKTEFVKIFDYAPKPEQTQPVLPIPPNPGEVKDITNGEESSSLKENHQQQQINESIAEIVRQGGVLEQIDEGVVLKMPTKLFFDPQSDVLQDQDSRLFLKRVAEIVKKLPTNVKIDIRGYAQNPNIKNTKYKTDYELAAARALNVMNTLIADGIAPHRIFFSSFGQFQPLNTQDSQKSIEQNNRVEFYFYVGQKQSKKIQELFKDLPPKIK from the coding sequence ATGAGCAAAAAGAAAAAATGTCCTGAATGTCCTGCTGGAGAGAAATGGGCTGTTCCCTATGCGGACTTTTTGTCTTTGCTTCTTGCACTTTTTATCGCTCTTTATGCGATTTCTGCTGCCAACACTGAAAAAGTCAAGGCACTCAAAACAGAGTTTGTCAAAATCTTTGACTATGCTCCCAAACCCGAGCAAACACAACCCGTGTTGCCCATCCCACCCAATCCCGGAGAAGTCAAAGACATCACCAATGGGGAAGAATCATCTTCGCTCAAAGAAAATCATCAGCAACAACAAATCAACGAATCAATCGCAGAAATCGTCCGTCAAGGTGGGGTTTTGGAGCAAATCGATGAAGGTGTGGTATTGAAAATGCCTACCAAACTTTTCTTTGATCCCCAATCTGATGTCTTGCAAGATCAAGATTCCCGCCTATTCCTCAAAAGAGTTGCAGAGATTGTCAAAAAGCTCCCCACAAATGTCAAAATCGATATTCGTGGATATGCGCAAAATCCCAACATCAAAAACACAAAATACAAAACCGACTACGAGCTTGCCGCGGCAAGAGCTCTCAATGTCATGAACACATTAATTGCCGATGGGATCGCACCGCATAGGATATTTTTCTCTTCCTTTGGGCAATTCCAACCACTCAACACACAAGACTCGCAAAAAAGCATTGAGCAAAACAATCGTGTAGAGTTTTATTTCTATGTTGGACAAAAGCAAAGCAAAAAAATCCAAGAACTATTCAAAGACTTGCCACCCAAAATCAAATAA
- a CDS encoding ATP-dependent helicase, whose product MPLTNLNTQQKEAATAKSGHNLIIASAGTGKTSTIVGRIAFLLNNNITPEQILLLTFTNKASAEMIERVAKFFGQSIASKIQAGTFHAIAYKYLREKHQVMLKQSRELKVLFKSIYEKRVFLDSDIVAPYSAQYLYDFYALFLNSTCGISFPEYLESKSPQHLIFVEIYEGIFDEFNALKKDYGYVDFNDLLLLYRDAMSEGECPFQEILCDEYQDTNPLQESILRAINPPSLFCVGDYDQSIYAFNGADISIIANFTEQYPDAQVFTLSKNYRSTKPILELANRVIGKNERIYPKSLEVIKEGSPHTPQLLIYDELFLQYQGIARKIASSGVDLREVAVIFRNNSSADGIEASLRELGIGSKRKGGNSFFESKEIAFLLDLCSCFYNPRDMMAYIHILSYGKGIGSSTAKDLYEALIRVGEGNALRGLFRPNTQIEPYPKRTQSSQMGLFDDMFMLENQSRFNHIIHPLFASHPLFASPKITSEGAEFVNLFFVLAQEAHAIKNPKNLILMIKNSAFFKQISKELATQRAKNKDGSLDQTRFNEALERIERKVLLLSNLSSHYEELGRFLNAMILGGSESSEGDGVNLLSIHASKGLEFKQVYIIDLMDGRFPNRKLMSKGGSLEEERRLFYVAVTRAKEYLYLSYARQDALKQIEYEPSVFLYEANLLQPLQNPQQKH is encoded by the coding sequence ATGCCATTAACCAATCTCAACACACAGCAAAAAGAAGCCGCTACTGCCAAAAGTGGGCACAATCTCATCATCGCTTCAGCAGGAACGGGCAAAACCTCCACTATCGTGGGCAGAATCGCCTTTTTGCTCAACAACAACATCACACCTGAGCAAATCCTCCTCCTCACTTTCACAAACAAAGCAAGTGCAGAGATGATTGAGCGTGTGGCAAAGTTCTTCGGGCAAAGTATCGCTTCCAAGATTCAAGCAGGGACATTCCACGCTATCGCCTATAAATATTTGAGAGAGAAGCACCAAGTGATGCTCAAGCAAAGCAGAGAGCTCAAAGTTTTGTTCAAAAGTATCTACGAAAAACGCGTGTTTCTTGATTCAGACATTGTGGCACCCTACTCCGCCCAATATCTCTATGATTTTTATGCACTTTTTCTCAACTCCACCTGCGGTATAAGCTTCCCAGAGTATTTGGAGAGCAAATCCCCACAGCACTTGATTTTTGTAGAAATCTATGAGGGGATATTCGATGAGTTCAATGCACTCAAAAAAGACTATGGCTATGTGGATTTCAACGATTTGCTTTTGTTGTATAGAGACGCGATGAGCGAGGGAGAATGCCCATTCCAAGAGATTTTGTGCGACGAATACCAAGACACAAACCCCTTGCAAGAAAGTATCCTTAGAGCTATCAATCCACCGAGCCTTTTTTGTGTGGGGGATTATGATCAGAGCATTTATGCTTTCAATGGGGCAGATATTTCTATCATCGCAAATTTCACAGAGCAATACCCTGATGCTCAAGTTTTCACCCTAAGCAAAAACTACCGCTCCACCAAACCGATTCTAGAGTTGGCAAACCGAGTCATCGGCAAAAACGAGAGAATCTATCCCAAAAGTTTGGAAGTCATCAAAGAGGGAAGCCCACACACGCCACAACTTCTGATCTATGATGAGCTATTCCTCCAATATCAAGGCATTGCTAGAAAAATCGCCTCTAGTGGCGTTGATCTCAGAGAAGTCGCCGTGATTTTCCGCAACAACTCAAGTGCCGATGGGATTGAGGCAAGTTTGCGTGAGCTGGGGATAGGCTCCAAACGCAAGGGGGGCAATAGCTTTTTTGAAAGCAAAGAAATTGCGTTTTTGCTGGATTTGTGCTCTTGCTTTTACAACCCACGCGATATGATGGCTTATATCCATATCTTGAGCTATGGCAAAGGGATTGGCAGCTCAACTGCCAAAGATTTGTATGAAGCCCTGATCCGTGTGGGTGAAGGCAATGCTTTGCGTGGATTGTTCCGACCCAACACCCAAATCGAGCCCTACCCCAAACGCACACAATCAAGCCAAATGGGGCTATTTGATGATATGTTTATGCTTGAGAATCAAAGTCGATTCAATCACATCATCCACCCACTTTTTGCCTCCCACCCACTTTTTGCCTCACCCAAAATCACTAGCGAGGGAGCGGAGTTTGTCAATCTCTTTTTTGTCCTAGCACAAGAAGCCCACGCAATCAAAAACCCAAAAAACTTAATTTTGATGATCAAAAATTCTGCATTTTTCAAACAAATCAGCAAAGAGTTAGCCACACAGAGAGCCAAAAACAAAGATGGGAGTTTGGATCAAACGCGATTCAACGAGGCACTAGAGAGGATTGAACGCAAGGTGTTGCTATTGTCCAACCTTAGCTCACACTATGAGGAGCTTGGGCGTTTTTTGAATGCGATGATTTTGGGTGGAAGCGAGAGCAGTGAGGGAGATGGGGTCAATCTCTTGAGTATCCACGCAAGTAAGGGGCTGGAGTTCAAACAAGTCTATATCATTGATTTGATGGATGGGAGATTTCCCAATCGCAAACTAATGAGCAAGGGGGGGAGTTTGGAAGAAGAGAGGCGTTTGTTTTATGTCGCAGTCACGCGTGCCAAAGAATACCTCTACCTAAGCTACGCACGCCAAGACGCACTCAAACAAATCGAATATGAGCCCTCTGTTTTTCTCTATGAAGCCAATCTACTCCAACCCCTACAAAATCCACAACAAAAACACTAG
- a CDS encoding undecaprenyl-diphosphate phosphatase — translation MGIFEAIVLGIVEGVTEFLPVSSTGHMILAAKLMGLTQDDSFLKTFEICIQLGSILAVVFLFLKRLTQSWGIWVKIIIGFIPTGVLGLVLYPYIKTLFDPSVVAYMLIIGGFVFIAIEWRNRNKTYPVTRLEEIDYKRAFWIGLSQSLAMIPGTSRSGATIVGGLLLGLDRKCAAEFSFLLAIPTMVSATCYTLYKNHQILSSDHLSILLLGFAVAFFVALMVMKVFLRFVSSAGYVWFGIYRIAIGLVFLLWIL, via the coding sequence ATGGGAATCTTTGAAGCGATTGTTTTGGGGATCGTTGAGGGGGTCACAGAGTTTTTGCCTGTCTCTTCTACGGGGCATATGATTTTGGCAGCCAAACTTATGGGACTCACGCAAGATGATTCGTTTCTCAAAACCTTTGAGATTTGTATCCAGTTGGGTTCGATTTTGGCGGTGGTGTTTTTGTTTCTCAAACGCCTTACGCAGAGTTGGGGGATTTGGGTGAAAATCATCATAGGATTTATCCCCACAGGGGTGTTGGGGCTTGTGCTGTATCCTTATATCAAAACACTCTTTGATCCTTCTGTCGTGGCGTATATGCTGATCATTGGAGGCTTTGTTTTTATTGCGATTGAATGGCGTAATCGCAACAAAACCTATCCAGTCACAAGGCTTGAGGAGATCGACTACAAAAGGGCGTTTTGGATCGGCTTGTCTCAATCATTGGCGATGATCCCGGGCACTTCAAGGAGTGGGGCTACGATCGTGGGCGGACTGCTTCTAGGGCTAGATCGCAAATGTGCTGCGGAGTTTAGCTTCCTTTTGGCGATCCCTACTATGGTTTCAGCCACTTGCTACACTCTATACAAAAACCACCAAATCCTCTCAAGCGATCATCTCTCTATCCTTTTGCTTGGGTTTGCTGTGGCGTTTTTCGTGGCTTTGATGGTGATGAAAGTCTTTTTGCGTTTTGTTTCAAGTGCGGGGTATGTGTGGTTTGGAATCTACCGCATTGCGATTGGGCTAGTGTTTTTGTTGTGGATTTTGTAG
- a CDS encoding aspartate aminotransferase family protein: MQEQWLKLKGDSHQYLSDIYARNDVAFESGKGAVLYDVEGRDYIDFGSGIGVNSLGYGNEGFAQALLQQAQKIMHSSNLFHIPLQVELAKMLQEYSGYKMKSFFVNSGAEANEGAIKLARKYGETRFAKKRYKIITLASSFHGRTLATLKATGQEHFHRFFAPFPDGFVIAQDLADIEQKLDDETCAVMIELVQGEGGVRAFPKEEIQRLSANLRDRGILLMIDEVQSGIYRSGECLASQVYGIEPDVIALAKGLGGGVPIGAVMCSQDIFEQGDHGSTFGGNFLSMRAGLFVMDTLHKEKESGRLDERIEKFHLELEALCLEYSQIFVKKRGLGLMLGLEVRNEQQHKEILQLALQNQVVILRSGNNVLRFLPPLLINQDEIDEGFRRLRKGLSNGNL; encoded by the coding sequence ATGCAAGAACAATGGTTGAAACTCAAGGGAGATTCTCATCAATATTTGAGTGATATTTATGCTAGGAATGATGTGGCTTTTGAGAGCGGAAAGGGGGCAGTCCTCTATGATGTGGAGGGTAGGGATTATATTGACTTTGGGAGTGGGATAGGGGTCAATTCTCTTGGATATGGCAATGAGGGGTTTGCACAAGCCCTCCTGCAACAAGCCCAAAAAATCATGCATTCTTCCAATTTGTTTCATATCCCTTTGCAGGTCGAACTTGCCAAAATGCTTCAAGAATATAGTGGCTACAAGATGAAAAGCTTTTTTGTCAATTCAGGGGCAGAGGCAAACGAGGGGGCAATCAAACTAGCAAGAAAATATGGCGAAACGCGATTTGCCAAAAAACGATACAAAATCATCACCCTTGCTTCAAGTTTCCACGGAAGGACACTTGCCACGCTCAAAGCCACGGGGCAAGAGCATTTCCATCGTTTTTTTGCTCCATTTCCTGATGGCTTTGTCATCGCACAAGATCTTGCTGATATTGAGCAAAAACTTGATGATGAAACTTGTGCTGTGATGATTGAGCTAGTACAAGGTGAGGGAGGTGTGAGGGCGTTCCCAAAAGAAGAGATCCAACGCTTGAGTGCAAATCTCAGAGATAGGGGTATCTTGCTGATGATTGATGAAGTCCAAAGTGGGATTTATCGCAGTGGGGAGTGTTTGGCAAGTCAAGTCTATGGGATTGAGCCTGATGTCATTGCCCTTGCCAAAGGTTTGGGTGGAGGGGTGCCGATTGGTGCGGTGATGTGCAGTCAAGATATTTTTGAGCAGGGGGATCATGGAAGCACTTTTGGAGGGAATTTTTTGAGTATGCGTGCGGGGTTGTTTGTGATGGATACTTTGCATAAAGAAAAAGAGAGCGGAAGGCTTGATGAGAGGATTGAGAAGTTTCATCTTGAGCTAGAGGCATTGTGTTTGGAATATTCACAGATTTTTGTCAAAAAGCGTGGGCTTGGATTGATGCTTGGGCTTGAAGTCCGAAACGAGCAACAACACAAAGAGATTTTGCAATTGGCTTTGCAAAATCAAGTCGTGATTTTGCGTTCGGGGAACAATGTCTTGCGTTTCTTGCCTCCGTTGCTCATCAATCAAGATGAGATCGATGAGGGCTTTAGGCGTTTGAGAAAGGGATTGAGCAATGGGAATCTTTGA
- a CDS encoding tetratricopeptide repeat protein, with protein sequence MKKIVMLCLLLNAFLFVGCGNNTKNLEKECESGNMESCNDLGTIYVEGREVKQDFTKAVQLYEKACGGGDTWSCFGLGAMYYDGKVVKREFAKVRQLFEKACEGGFAVGCVHLGDMYENGEGVRQNLSTAKELYGKACDLGYQDGCDDYKKLNARGVQ encoded by the coding sequence ATGAAAAAAATTGTAATGCTGTGTTTGTTGCTAAATGCATTTCTTTTTGTAGGGTGCGGTAATAATACAAAAAATTTAGAGAAAGAATGTGAAAGTGGAAATATGGAGAGTTGCAACGATCTTGGGACAATATATGTTGAAGGCAGGGAAGTAAAACAAGACTTCACAAAAGCAGTGCAACTTTATGAAAAAGCTTGTGGGGGTGGGGATACTTGGAGTTGTTTCGGTCTCGGAGCAATGTATTATGATGGTAAAGTAGTAAAACGAGAATTTGCAAAAGTAAGGCAACTCTTTGAAAAAGCTTGTGAGGGTGGATTTGCTGTAGGTTGCGTTCATCTTGGGGATATGTATGAAAATGGCGAAGGAGTAAGGCAAAATCTTTCAACAGCAAAAGAGCTTTATGGCAAAGCCTGTGATTTGGGATATCAAGATGGGTGCGATGACTACAAAAAACTCAATGCAAGAGGGGTGCAATGA